In Pseudomonas deceptionensis, a single window of DNA contains:
- the panC gene encoding pantoate--beta-alanine ligase, giving the protein MNTVKTVRELRAAVARARREGKQIALVPTMGNLHSGHAALVTTAAQQADFVVASIFVNPLQFGVNEDLDTYPRTLAADQEKLLQAGCHLLFAPSVEEMYPNGMGGLTRVTAAQLSNELCGSRRPGHFDGVTTVVTKLFNMVQPDLAIFGQKDYQQLAVIRAMVNDLNMPVQIISEPTVRADDGLALSSRNGYLTEEQRALAPALYRHLSEMARAIVAGERDYPALVSQHLAHIEATGFRPDYLEVRHARTLLPAQPTDRDLVILVAAYLGATRLIDNIHLNLDSPL; this is encoded by the coding sequence ATGAACACAGTTAAAACCGTTCGCGAATTGCGTGCCGCTGTCGCCCGCGCACGCCGTGAAGGCAAACAGATCGCCCTGGTTCCGACGATGGGCAATCTGCACAGTGGCCACGCCGCCCTGGTGACCACTGCCGCGCAGCAAGCCGACTTTGTGGTTGCGAGCATTTTTGTAAACCCGCTGCAGTTTGGCGTAAACGAAGATCTTGATACCTACCCGCGCACACTGGCAGCCGATCAGGAAAAACTCCTGCAAGCGGGCTGCCATTTACTGTTCGCCCCCAGCGTTGAAGAAATGTACCCCAACGGCATGGGCGGACTGACCCGTGTCACCGCCGCCCAACTCAGCAACGAACTGTGCGGGAGCCGTCGTCCGGGGCATTTCGACGGTGTAACCACCGTGGTCACAAAGCTGTTCAACATGGTTCAGCCGGACCTCGCGATCTTTGGGCAGAAGGACTACCAGCAGTTGGCAGTCATTCGTGCCATGGTCAACGACCTCAACATGCCGGTCCAGATCATCAGCGAACCCACCGTGCGCGCCGACGATGGCCTGGCGCTGTCATCGCGCAACGGTTACCTGACTGAAGAGCAACGCGCCCTGGCGCCAGCGCTGTACCGCCACCTGAGCGAGATGGCACGCGCCATCGTTGCCGGTGAGCGCGATTACCCGGCACTGGTAAGCCAGCACCTGGCGCACATCGAAGCCACAGGCTTTCGCCCCGACTACCTGGAAGTTCGTCACGCGCGCACCTTGCTCCCGGCACAACCCACTGACCGCGACCTGGTGATTTTGGTCGCGGCGTACCTGGGCGCTACGCGCTTGATCGACAACATACACTTAAACCTCGACAGCCCGCTCTGA
- the pgi gene encoding glucose-6-phosphate isomerase, with product MAYYRTPHDVTALPAWQALKLHRASMQNFSMRDAFNSNPKRFEEFTLSSCGLFLDYSKNLINNETRDLMVNLANEVDLKGAIKSLFSGEIVNASEGRPALHTALRRPVADKLSVNGVNIMPEVHKVLNQMTELVGRIHDGLWRGYTEKPITDIVNIGIGGSFLGPELVSEALLSYAQKGVRCHYLANIDGSEFHELTAKLRAETTLFIVSSKSFNTLETLKNAQAARAWYLAQGGSEAELHRHFIAVSSNNAAAVAFGIREENIFPMWDWVGGRYSLWSAIGLPIALAIGMSNFKELLSGAYTMDQHFQTAPFEQNMPVLMAALGVWYGNFWGAQSHAILPYDHYLRNITKHLQQLDMESNGKSVRQDGTPVSTDTGPVIWGGVGCNGQHAYHQLLHQGTQLIPADFIVPIVSFNPVADHHQWLYANCLSQSQALMLGKTREEAEAELRDKGMSEEEVQKLAPHKVIPGNRPSNTLVVERISPRRLGALVALYEHKVFVQSVIWGINAFDQWGVELGKELGKGVYNRLTGSIEDPADDASTQGLINYFRGRHRG from the coding sequence ATGGCGTACTACCGCACCCCTCATGACGTTACCGCTCTGCCCGCTTGGCAAGCGTTGAAACTACACCGTGCCAGCATGCAAAATTTCAGCATGCGCGACGCGTTTAACAGCAACCCCAAGCGTTTTGAAGAATTCACCCTGAGCAGCTGCGGGCTGTTTCTGGACTACTCGAAAAACCTGATCAACAACGAGACCCGCGACCTGATGGTCAACCTCGCCAACGAGGTCGACCTCAAAGGTGCGATCAAGTCGCTGTTCAGCGGCGAAATCGTCAACGCCTCTGAAGGCCGTCCGGCCTTGCACACTGCGTTGCGCCGCCCTGTTGCCGACAAACTGTCGGTCAACGGCGTGAATATCATGCCCGAGGTGCACAAAGTCCTGAACCAGATGACCGAGCTGGTCGGCCGGATTCACGACGGCCTGTGGCGCGGTTACACCGAAAAGCCGATCACCGACATCGTTAACATCGGTATTGGCGGCTCGTTCCTGGGCCCTGAGCTGGTCTCTGAAGCGCTGCTGTCCTACGCCCAAAAAGGCGTGCGCTGCCATTACCTGGCGAACATCGACGGCAGTGAGTTCCATGAGCTGACCGCAAAACTGCGCGCAGAAACCACACTGTTCATCGTTTCGTCAAAATCCTTCAACACCCTCGAAACCCTGAAAAACGCTCAGGCAGCACGGGCCTGGTACCTGGCTCAGGGCGGTTCGGAAGCAGAACTGCATCGCCACTTCATCGCCGTGTCGAGCAACAACGCGGCGGCTGTAGCCTTCGGTATTCGTGAAGAAAACATCTTCCCGATGTGGGACTGGGTCGGCGGGCGTTACTCGCTGTGGTCGGCCATCGGCTTGCCAATCGCCCTGGCAATCGGCATGTCCAACTTCAAGGAGCTGCTGTCCGGTGCCTACACCATGGACCAGCACTTCCAGACCGCTCCGTTTGAACAGAACATGCCTGTACTGATGGCCGCACTAGGTGTCTGGTATGGCAACTTTTGGGGCGCTCAAAGCCACGCGATCCTGCCGTACGACCACTACCTGCGCAACATCACCAAGCACTTGCAACAGCTGGACATGGAGTCCAACGGCAAGAGCGTCCGCCAGGACGGCACGCCAGTGTCCACCGACACGGGCCCGGTGATCTGGGGTGGCGTGGGATGCAACGGTCAGCACGCGTATCACCAGTTGCTGCATCAAGGCACCCAGCTGATCCCGGCCGACTTTATCGTGCCGATTGTCAGCTTCAACCCGGTTGCCGATCACCATCAGTGGCTGTACGCCAACTGCCTGTCGCAAAGCCAGGCGCTGATGCTGGGTAAGACCCGCGAAGAAGCCGAAGCGGAACTGCGTGACAAAGGCATGTCCGAAGAAGAAGTGCAAAAACTTGCGCCGCACAAGGTGATTCCGGGCAACCGTCCGAGCAACACCCTGGTGGTTGAACGCATCAGCCCGCGCCGTCTGGGCGCACTGGTTGCGCTGTACGAGCACAAGGTCTTTGTACAAAGCGTGATCTGGGGCATCAACGCCTTCGATCAGTGGGGCGTGGAGCTGGGCAAAGAGCTGGGCAAGGGCGTTTACAATCGCCTGACCGGCAGCATTGAAGACCCTGCCGATGATGCATCGACCCAAGGTCTGATCAACTACTTCCGCGGTCGTCATCGCGGTTGA
- a CDS encoding oxygenase MpaB family protein codes for MEFIRIPIERQIMSLTGLSLGQLDLENPKGDPGLFGPDSISWQVHGDFTSMLIGGISALMLQALHPLALAGVWDHSNFRQDMLGRLRRTGQFISGTTFGATGDANWLIEKVRTIHLQVTGTGLDGRPYAASDPELLTWVHVAEVSNFLAAHLRYRNPHLSGADQDRYYDEIAMIAERLGATNVPRSRQQIADYLDRVRPQLLCDERSHEVIRLLLNAPSPSLLAKPFRALMMQAGIDLLPDWASDQLGLYQRPLTRKLVRAGVNSTAPILRWAVRNGSVQRARRRMGLG; via the coding sequence ATGGAATTTATCCGCATCCCCATCGAACGCCAGATCATGAGCCTGACCGGGCTTTCACTCGGCCAGCTCGACCTCGAAAATCCCAAAGGCGACCCCGGCCTATTCGGCCCGGACTCCATCAGTTGGCAGGTACATGGTGATTTCACCAGCATGCTGATTGGCGGCATCAGCGCCTTGATGCTGCAAGCCTTGCATCCACTGGCATTGGCCGGGGTGTGGGACCACTCCAATTTCCGTCAGGACATGCTGGGCCGGCTACGCCGTACCGGGCAGTTCATTTCCGGCACCACGTTTGGCGCCACAGGTGATGCCAACTGGCTGATCGAAAAGGTGCGCACCATTCACCTGCAAGTCACAGGCACCGGCCTTGATGGCCGCCCGTATGCCGCCAGCGATCCCGAGTTGCTGACCTGGGTGCATGTGGCCGAAGTCAGCAACTTCCTCGCCGCCCATCTGCGCTATCGCAACCCTCATTTATCCGGCGCAGATCAGGACCGTTACTACGACGAAATCGCCATGATCGCTGAACGCCTGGGCGCCACAAACGTGCCCCGTTCCCGTCAACAAATCGCTGATTACCTTGACCGTGTGCGCCCGCAATTGCTGTGCGATGAACGCAGCCACGAAGTGATTCGTCTATTGCTCAACGCCCCCTCCCCCAGCCTGCTGGCCAAACCCTTCAGGGCACTGATGATGCAGGCCGGTATCGACTTGCTGCCGGACTGGGCCAGCGACCAGCTTGGCCTTTACCAGCGCCCATTGACCCGCAAGCTGGTACGGGCGGGCGTTAACAGCACAGCGCCGATCCTGCGCTGGGCCGTGCGCAATGGTTCGGTGCAACGGGCGCGGCGGCGTATGGGGCTTGGCTGA
- a CDS encoding class I SAM-dependent rRNA methyltransferase, which translates to MSSLNQALRAALDNRQDLLAELHAQSTDCYRLFHGSQEGAGGLTIDRYGPQLLVQSFHQRLERDDLLQLHDAINRHLSLDLLLVYNDRSQGNSRIDREDTVYRAEEAALEDTVGHEWGLKYRVRGRHAGQDPLLFLDLRNARGWVKEHSAGKSVLNLFAYTCGVGLSAAAGGASEVCNLDFAEGNLAVGRENGLLNPELPKMKFVQSDYFAAIRQLAGLPIIQRRHKLPAYPRLDQREYDLVLLDPPAWAKSAFGTVDLLRDYQSLLKPAVLATAPDGVLICCNNLAKVGMDDWREQVLRCAEKAGRPVRDWQVLTPASDFPSMDQQPPLKTLILQF; encoded by the coding sequence ATGTCTTCCTTGAATCAGGCGCTGCGCGCCGCCCTCGATAACCGTCAGGACTTGCTGGCCGAGCTGCATGCTCAGAGCACTGACTGCTATCGCCTGTTCCACGGCAGCCAGGAAGGCGCTGGCGGCCTGACCATCGACCGTTACGGCCCGCAACTGCTGGTGCAAAGTTTTCACCAACGCCTTGAGCGCGATGACTTGCTGCAACTGCATGACGCCATCAACCGCCACCTGAGCCTTGACCTGCTGCTGGTCTACAACGACCGCTCCCAGGGCAACTCGCGCATTGATCGCGAAGACACTGTTTATCGCGCCGAAGAAGCCGCGCTTGAAGACACCGTCGGTCATGAATGGGGGCTGAAGTACCGCGTACGCGGGCGCCATGCCGGTCAAGACCCGCTGCTGTTTCTCGACCTGCGCAACGCTCGTGGCTGGGTCAAAGAGCACAGCGCCGGTAAAAGCGTGCTCAACCTGTTCGCCTACACCTGTGGCGTCGGCCTGAGTGCCGCCGCCGGTGGTGCCAGCGAAGTCTGCAACCTCGATTTCGCCGAAGGCAACCTGGCGGTTGGTCGCGAAAACGGCCTGCTGAACCCCGAACTCCCCAAGATGAAGTTCGTGCAGTCGGACTATTTTGCCGCCATCCGCCAACTGGCCGGGCTGCCGATCATTCAACGCCGCCACAAGCTGCCTGCCTACCCGCGCCTCGATCAGCGTGAATATGACCTGGTGCTGCTCGACCCGCCGGCCTGGGCAAAGAGCGCGTTCGGCACGGTCGACCTGCTGCGCGACTATCAGAGCCTGCTCAAGCCCGCGGTATTGGCAACCGCACCGGATGGTGTGTTGATCTGCTGCAACAACCTGGCAAAAGTGGGTATGGACGACTGGCGCGAACAGGTACTGCGTTGCGCCGAGAAAGCTGGTCGTCCGGTTCGCGACTGGCAAGTGCTGACCCCGGCCAGTGACTTTCCGTCCATGGATCAGCAGCCACCGCTGAAAACGCTGATTTTGCAGTTCTAA
- a CDS encoding DUF748 domain-containing protein, producing the protein MLKGLIRAIGAVLIAIALYSVLGFLILPGIGLRIINQQLANYATVPAKLDRLEFNPFSLELTLWGLKVGEPGKEQVGLERLYVNLQTDSLWTKALHLADVQLDKPKTELLFSKDGTLNLTQLFKLPASDPTPTDPDSKPFPVRIDNIKLADGYLHFTDMRPGEPIEFLYDSMDLELKNLSTLPDDNADMTLVAVGPAGGRVDWSGTLSIVPITSTGKLKVTDGKMKTWWPYVRDALPLVLEDGVLNFSTDYTLNLSKETEMVLSNASASITPLKINAPDGRPLVRLERLDVSDTSVDLAKQKVVVGKIQSKNLETWAAREKDGQLDWQKLFASQPEKAAHKTDEVVTVEAPKPAPVAPSKPWEVLLKDVELRDYRVHLADKEPKTPVALDIGPLNLNLKDFDSLNRSPFTLNLDTGVGKQGQLTASGDVNLSPVSARLKVTTKDIDLRVAQAYIDPFIRLELRSGMLGSDLAVNLKSTEPLAFTVEGRAQVDQLHTLDTLKNRDFLKWQKLVLDDVKYQHGDSLSVARVNLEKPYVRFMINDDRTTNVDDLLIPQPAGSTAKSTASKSRPLGIHIGAIAINDGSANFADFSLTPNFQTAVQQLNGQIGTIDSRNAKPAPVNIAGKVDRYAPVTIKGSVNPFDPMASLDIATSFKRVELTTLTPYSGKFAGYRIRKGRLNLDLHYMISNGQLKAENKLVVEQLQLGEKVDSPDAVDLPIKLAIALLKDTDGKISIELPISGDLNNPQFSVMPIIWQTVRNLVLRAAQAPFKFIGGLISGGGAEDLGTVSFAPGSSELSPEAQKALTTLAQALKERPALRLEIEGTAAQSSDGPHIAQDRLEREYQYNFYKILQRRGDKVPAQASLLKVPEDEKAALLEGIYRTRLKQQPPAEWADLSRDERSAKMSAALIDFWSKSEVLLRQLGQDRASSIKDFLVDKGQLADDRVYFIDATLGEAESDGRVISPLHLDSE; encoded by the coding sequence ATGCTCAAAGGATTGATCCGCGCCATTGGCGCCGTGCTGATTGCTATCGCACTTTATAGCGTGCTGGGCTTCCTGATATTGCCCGGCATCGGCTTGCGCATCATCAACCAGCAACTGGCCAACTACGCCACGGTGCCGGCAAAACTCGACCGGCTGGAATTTAATCCTTTCAGCCTGGAGCTGACATTGTGGGGCTTGAAAGTCGGCGAACCGGGCAAGGAGCAAGTCGGGTTAGAGCGTCTTTATGTCAATCTGCAAACCGACAGCCTGTGGACCAAAGCCCTGCACCTGGCCGATGTGCAGCTGGACAAGCCTAAAACCGAGTTGCTGTTCAGCAAGGACGGCACGCTCAATCTGACCCAACTGTTCAAGCTCCCTGCCAGCGACCCGACCCCGACCGATCCCGACAGCAAACCTTTCCCGGTGCGCATCGACAACATCAAGCTCGCCGACGGCTACCTGCACTTCACCGATATGCGCCCCGGCGAACCCATCGAATTCCTGTACGACTCGATGGACCTTGAACTGAAAAACCTCAGCACCCTGCCCGATGACAACGCCGACATGACGCTGGTAGCGGTAGGCCCCGCAGGCGGGCGCGTTGACTGGAGCGGTACGCTGAGCATCGTGCCGATCACCTCCACCGGCAAACTGAAAGTCACCGATGGCAAGATGAAAACCTGGTGGCCCTATGTGCGGGACGCACTGCCACTGGTGCTTGAAGACGGCGTCCTGAACTTCAGCACCGATTACACACTCAACCTGTCCAAAGAAACCGAGATGGTGCTCAGCAACGCCTCGGCCAGCATCACACCGCTCAAAATCAATGCCCCGGACGGACGCCCACTGGTGCGTCTTGAACGCCTGGACGTTAGCGATACCAGCGTAGACCTGGCCAAGCAAAAGGTGGTTGTAGGCAAGATTCAGAGCAAGAACCTCGAAACCTGGGCCGCCCGCGAGAAAGACGGTCAGCTTGACTGGCAAAAGCTGTTTGCCAGCCAACCCGAAAAAGCAGCGCATAAAACGGACGAGGTGGTGACGGTTGAAGCACCAAAACCTGCGCCCGTGGCACCGAGCAAACCCTGGGAAGTGCTGCTCAAGGATGTTGAGCTGCGCGACTATCGTGTACACCTCGCCGACAAAGAGCCCAAAACCCCGGTGGCGCTGGATATCGGGCCGCTCAACCTGAACCTCAAAGACTTCGACAGCCTGAACCGCTCCCCCTTCACCCTCAACCTCGACACGGGTGTGGGCAAACAGGGCCAGCTCACGGCTAGCGGCGACGTCAACCTGAGCCCGGTGAGCGCCAGGCTCAAAGTCACGACCAAAGACATCGACCTGCGCGTAGCCCAGGCCTACATCGACCCCTTCATACGCCTTGAGCTGCGCAGCGGCATGCTCGGCAGCGACCTGGCAGTCAATCTCAAAAGCACCGAACCACTAGCCTTTACCGTAGAAGGCCGGGCCCAGGTCGACCAGCTGCACACACTGGACACGCTGAAAAACCGCGACTTTCTCAAGTGGCAGAAACTGGTACTGGACGACGTGAAGTACCAGCACGGTGACAGCCTCTCGGTGGCCCGGGTCAATCTCGAAAAACCCTATGTGCGCTTCATGATCAACGACGATCGCACCACCAACGTCGATGACCTGCTGATCCCGCAGCCCGCAGGCAGCACTGCCAAGAGCACGGCCAGCAAGAGCAGGCCGCTTGGCATCCATATAGGCGCGATTGCGATCAACGACGGCTCGGCCAACTTCGCCGACTTTAGCCTGACACCGAACTTCCAGACGGCTGTTCAACAGCTCAACGGCCAGATCGGCACCATCGACAGCCGCAATGCCAAGCCAGCCCCGGTCAACATAGCGGGCAAAGTCGACCGCTATGCGCCAGTGACCATCAAGGGCAGCGTCAACCCGTTTGACCCGATGGCCAGCCTGGACATCGCCACCAGCTTCAAACGTGTCGAACTGACGACCCTGACCCCCTACTCCGGCAAGTTTGCCGGCTACCGCATCCGCAAGGGTCGCCTGAACCTCGATCTGCATTACATGATCAGCAACGGTCAGCTCAAGGCCGAGAACAAACTGGTGGTCGAGCAGTTGCAGCTGGGGGAGAAAGTCGACAGCCCCGATGCAGTGGATCTGCCGATCAAACTGGCGATTGCCTTGCTCAAGGACACCGACGGCAAGATCTCCATCGAACTGCCGATCAGCGGCGACCTCAACAATCCGCAGTTCAGCGTGATGCCGATTATCTGGCAGACCGTACGCAACCTTGTGCTTCGTGCCGCACAAGCTCCCTTCAAGTTCATTGGCGGGCTGATCAGCGGTGGCGGTGCCGAGGACCTGGGCACAGTGTCGTTCGCGCCAGGATCAAGCGAGCTGAGCCCTGAGGCGCAAAAAGCGCTGACCACTCTGGCCCAGGCACTTAAGGAACGCCCGGCCCTGCGCCTGGAAATCGAGGGCACCGCCGCACAGAGCAGCGATGGCCCGCACATCGCGCAGGACCGTCTTGAGCGCGAGTATCAATACAACTTCTACAAGATCCTCCAGCGCCGTGGAGACAAGGTGCCAGCCCAGGCATCCCTGCTCAAAGTGCCGGAGGATGAGAAGGCTGCCTTGCTGGAAGGTATTTACCGCACCCGCCTCAAACAGCAGCCGCCTGCCGAGTGGGCAGATCTGAGCCGTGATGAGCGATCTGCCAAAATGAGTGCCGCACTGATCGACTTCTGGAGCAAGAGCGAAGTGCTGTTGCGCCAACTGGGTCAGGACCGCGCAAGCAGCATCAAGGACTTCCTGGTGGACAAAGGCCAATTGGCTGACGACCGCGTGTACTTCATCGATGCCACGCTGGGTGAGGCCGAAAGCGATGGCCGGGTGATCTCACCGCTGCACCTTGATAGCGAGTAA
- a CDS encoding BON domain-containing protein produces the protein MKKFAIAAATATALTLTMANAAFAAQATNQAPMVVAAGEVTKAKEATSDTWITTKVKADLVTEKGIPGTDIKVETNKGVVSLSSMVPVTEAQKTTAVAIAKKIKGVKAVSADGLKAE, from the coding sequence ATGAAGAAGTTCGCTATCGCTGCTGCAACTGCCACCGCTCTGACCCTGACCATGGCCAACGCTGCATTTGCTGCTCAAGCGACTAACCAGGCACCTATGGTCGTGGCTGCTGGCGAAGTAACCAAAGCCAAGGAAGCTACTTCTGACACCTGGATCACGACCAAAGTGAAAGCTGATCTTGTTACTGAAAAAGGCATTCCAGGCACAGATATCAAGGTTGAAACGAACAAAGGTGTTGTTTCCCTATCTTCCATGGTCCCAGTAACTGAAGCTCAAAAAACCACAGCTGTTGCCATCGCCAAAAAGATCAAAGGCGTCAAAGCTGTCTCGGCTGATGGCCTGAAAGCGGAATAA